One region of Candidatus Riesia pediculischaeffi genomic DNA includes:
- the rpmE gene encoding 50S ribosomal protein L31, protein MKKKIHPKCYKISANCSCGNKISFYSVIRSNINLDVCNKCHSFYTGKQRTLISGSRAEKFKNKFHISKDMLL, encoded by the coding sequence ATGAAAAAGAAAATCCATCCTAAATGCTACAAAATATCTGCAAATTGTTCTTGTGGAAATAAGATATCTTTTTATTCTGTCATACGTTCCAATATTAATTTAGATGTTTGCAATAAATGTCACTCTTTTTATACGGGAAAACAGAGAACTCTAATCTCTGGAAGTAGAGCTGAAAAATTTAAGAACAAGTTTCATATTTCTAAAGATATGCTGCTGTAA
- the priA gene encoding primosomal protein N' gives MITIIQVVFYKEVTFPLEYILPNGMFLPKKGCRVLVPIKKRKVIGIVWSCKKKNTVRYNKLKSIYKILDNEPLFSKDMWKLLCLASQYYHHPIGSVLFNALPNILRREKSFPVKIFSYWKITDSGMIFESNRLKRYPQQKRALTILQSKIAISSDEVKKLSINIYSLKSLKKKKLVQLSKSSNNEVFWRNNIEVSEKKPKLNLEQSEIVKKITSDKMLVPWLLVGITGSGKTEVYLRIIENILISGKQTLMLVPEISLTPQTTRRFYERFNVPIEVLHSSLNNREKFFIWERSKNGENAIIIGTRSALFTNFKNLGLIIVDEEHDSSYKQQHGWCYHARNMAIWRAKQENIPIIMGTATPSLESLFNVEIGKYRRIDLTRRPEGYLPSHHIFDLKGRPSTCNLSRSLIHSIKNQVSQNNQVMLFLNRRGYSPVLICHKCGLVSECLRCEHYYTLHKNQKKIECHYCNQSFPIPIQCSKCSSTDLISLGFGTEKLEERIRQIFPNIPVVRIDKDTVKNTYLLKEKLSLINTKEAKILIGTQMLAKGHHFSNVTLVALIDIDGVFFSNDYRASEKFAQLFTQVSGRAGRSLKKGKVILQTHHPNHPVLSSLIKKGYIEFALEILKERKESLLPPYSSHIIIRSRDRNGSNSLNFLTEVRKIILKHMDNTNLYLSNPIPSTIPKKKGFFRWFLLIQHSSKIFLNIMLSKMIKKIQNIPEGKNVRWNIDVDPIEH, from the coding sequence ATGATTACTATTATTCAAGTAGTTTTTTATAAAGAAGTCACTTTTCCACTCGAATATATTTTACCAAACGGTATGTTTCTACCGAAGAAAGGTTGTCGAGTGTTAGTTCCAATCAAGAAAAGAAAGGTGATAGGTATTGTATGGTCTTGTAAAAAAAAAAATACGGTACGCTATAATAAATTGAAATCAATCTACAAAATATTAGATAATGAACCTTTATTTTCGAAAGATATGTGGAAATTGTTGTGTTTGGCCTCTCAATATTATCATCATCCCATAGGATCAGTTTTATTTAACGCTTTACCTAACATATTAAGAAGAGAGAAATCGTTTCCGGTAAAAATATTCTCTTATTGGAAGATTACTGATAGCGGTATGATCTTTGAATCAAATCGTTTAAAAAGATACCCGCAACAAAAAAGAGCTCTAACAATACTTCAATCTAAAATTGCGATAAGTTCAGATGAAGTAAAAAAACTTTCTATCAATATCTATTCTCTAAAATCTTTAAAAAAAAAAAAATTAGTTCAACTTTCTAAAAGTTCAAATAATGAAGTATTTTGGAGGAATAATATTGAGGTGTCTGAAAAAAAACCGAAGTTAAATTTAGAACAGTCTGAAATCGTCAAAAAAATTACTTCAGATAAAATGCTTGTTCCTTGGTTACTAGTAGGAATCACAGGATCCGGAAAAACGGAAGTATATCTTAGAATAATAGAAAATATATTAATTTCCGGAAAACAAACCCTCATGTTAGTTCCAGAAATTAGCTTAACTCCTCAAACCACAAGAAGATTTTACGAAAGATTCAATGTTCCGATCGAAGTACTGCATTCTTCTTTAAACAATCGTGAAAAATTCTTTATTTGGGAACGATCTAAAAACGGGGAAAATGCAATTATCATCGGAACAAGATCGGCATTATTTACCAACTTTAAAAATCTTGGTCTTATAATAGTAGATGAAGAACATGACAGTTCATACAAGCAACAACATGGATGGTGCTATCACGCAAGAAATATGGCAATCTGGAGAGCTAAACAAGAAAACATTCCCATTATTATGGGTACAGCAACACCATCTTTAGAAAGCTTATTTAACGTAGAAATAGGGAAATATAGAAGAATAGATTTAACGAGAAGACCTGAAGGTTATTTACCATCACATCATATTTTTGATCTTAAGGGAAGACCATCGACATGCAATTTATCTAGATCATTAATTCACAGTATCAAAAATCAAGTTTCTCAAAACAATCAAGTAATGTTATTCTTGAACAGAAGAGGATATTCTCCAGTACTTATTTGTCACAAATGTGGATTGGTCTCGGAATGTCTAAGATGTGAACACTATTATACATTGCATAAAAATCAGAAAAAGATAGAGTGTCATTATTGTAACCAGAGCTTTCCAATTCCGATACAATGTAGCAAATGTAGTTCTACTGACCTCATTTCATTAGGATTCGGTACTGAAAAATTAGAAGAAAGGATACGTCAAATCTTTCCAAACATACCTGTTGTACGCATTGATAAAGATACGGTAAAAAACACATATCTTCTTAAGGAGAAATTATCTTTGATAAATACCAAGGAAGCAAAAATTCTAATCGGTACACAAATGTTAGCTAAAGGTCATCATTTTTCAAACGTCACTTTGGTAGCTCTGATAGATATTGACGGTGTATTTTTTTCCAATGATTATAGAGCTTCAGAAAAATTCGCTCAACTTTTCACACAAGTATCTGGAAGAGCTGGGAGATCTCTAAAAAAAGGAAAAGTGATATTACAGACACACCATCCGAATCATCCAGTTCTATCATCTCTTATTAAGAAAGGATACATTGAATTTGCGTTAGAAATTCTAAAAGAGAGAAAAGAATCTCTTTTACCACCATATAGCAGCCATATAATAATTCGTTCAAGAGATAGAAATGGATCGAACTCCTTAAATTTCTTGACGGAAGTTAGAAAAATCATTCTGAAACACATGGACAATACGAATTTATATCTCAGTAATCCTATACCTTCCACGATACCGAAAAAAAAAGGTTTTTTTCGATGGTTTCTTCTCATTCAACATAGCTCTAAAATTTTTTTAAATATTATGTTATCTAAAATGATCAAAAAAATTCAAAATATTCCAGAGGGGAAAAACGTTCGTTGGAATATAGATGTAGATCCTATTGAACACTGA
- the hslV gene encoding ATP-dependent protease subunit HslV: protein MTTIISVRRNKHVVIGGDGQATMGNTIIKGNVKKIRRLYQERVIAGFAGGTADAFSLFDLFEKKLEICQGHLVKAAVELTKEWRTDRMLRRLEAILAVADHANSLIITGNGDVIQPENSLIAIGSGGPYGKAAAQAMLENTKMSARDITEKALSIASEICIYTNHNFNFEELSSKL from the coding sequence ATGACCACAATTATTAGTGTTCGTCGAAACAAACATGTTGTCATCGGAGGAGATGGTCAAGCTACCATGGGAAACACAATAATCAAAGGTAACGTTAAAAAAATACGACGTCTCTACCAGGAAAGAGTTATTGCTGGATTCGCCGGTGGAACTGCTGACGCTTTCTCTTTGTTTGATCTGTTCGAAAAGAAATTAGAGATCTGTCAGGGACATCTAGTGAAAGCTGCAGTTGAATTGACCAAAGAATGGAGAACAGATCGTATGTTAAGAAGATTAGAAGCAATTTTAGCGGTTGCAGATCATGCTAATTCGCTTATTATCACTGGAAACGGTGATGTAATTCAACCAGAGAACAGTTTAATCGCAATCGGTTCGGGAGGTCCATATGGAAAAGCAGCAGCTCAAGCCATGTTAGAAAATACCAAAATGAGCGCAAGAGATATTACAGAGAAAGCATTAAGTATTGCAAGTGAAATCTGCATATATACGAATCATAACTTTAACTTTGAAGAACTTTCTTCAAAATTGTGA
- the hslU gene encoding HslU--HslV peptidase ATPase subunit: protein MSEMTPREIVSELDNYIIGQEKAKRSVAIALRNRWRRMQIHENLRQEITPKNILMIGPTGVGKTEIARRLAKLAKAPFIKVEATKFTEVGYVGKEVDSIIRDLTDAAVKMIHLQSIKKNKTRAEGIAEEKILDILVSSILRNSNEWNEKKEKDFKDIIRKSTRKKLRKGELDDQEIEIEVSTSPPMGIEIMAPPGMEEMTSQLQSMFQNLAGQKQKSKRMRVKEAIKVLKEEAARLVNPEELKQKAIDTVEQNGIVFIDEIDKICRKGHYTNSDVSREGVQRDLLPLVEGCTVSTKHGMVKTDHILFIASGAFQVSSPSDLIPELQGRLPIRVELQALTANDFKRILTEPNASLTMQYKELMLTEGLNIEFTQDGISRIAEIAWQVNEKTENIGSRRLHTILERLMEDLSFSADERSGETIIIDSNYVSSHLDELVSDEDLSRFIL, encoded by the coding sequence ATGTCTGAAATGACGCCTCGAGAAATTGTAAGTGAATTAGACAATTATATTATTGGACAAGAGAAAGCGAAACGCTCTGTTGCTATTGCATTACGTAATCGTTGGCGTCGAATGCAAATACATGAGAATCTTCGTCAGGAAATCACTCCTAAGAACATACTCATGATAGGTCCTACAGGGGTTGGAAAGACCGAAATCGCTCGTAGATTAGCTAAATTAGCTAAAGCACCTTTCATTAAAGTAGAAGCAACAAAATTTACAGAAGTCGGTTACGTTGGAAAAGAAGTAGATTCTATCATTCGAGATCTAACAGATGCTGCGGTAAAAATGATTCACTTACAGTCGATAAAAAAGAATAAAACTCGCGCAGAAGGGATAGCAGAAGAAAAAATATTAGATATCTTAGTATCTTCTATTTTGAGAAATAGCAACGAATGGAACGAAAAAAAAGAAAAAGATTTTAAAGATATCATCAGAAAATCTACAAGAAAAAAATTAAGAAAAGGTGAATTAGATGATCAAGAAATAGAGATAGAAGTATCTACATCTCCTCCTATGGGTATTGAAATTATGGCGCCACCTGGCATGGAAGAAATGACAAGTCAATTACAATCGATGTTTCAAAACCTTGCTGGACAAAAGCAGAAATCAAAGAGAATGAGAGTAAAGGAAGCAATTAAAGTTTTAAAAGAAGAAGCTGCAAGGTTGGTTAATCCGGAAGAATTAAAACAGAAAGCCATAGATACCGTAGAACAAAACGGAATAGTATTTATCGACGAAATAGATAAGATTTGTAGAAAAGGACACTACACTAACTCAGATGTATCAAGAGAAGGAGTACAAAGAGATCTTCTCCCTCTAGTAGAGGGTTGCACAGTTTCTACTAAACATGGAATGGTTAAAACGGATCATATCTTATTTATCGCTTCTGGGGCTTTTCAGGTTTCTAGTCCATCTGATTTAATACCGGAGCTTCAAGGAAGATTACCAATTAGAGTTGAACTACAAGCTTTAACGGCAAATGATTTTAAAAGAATTCTCACCGAACCGAATGCTTCATTAACCATGCAGTACAAAGAATTGATGTTGACAGAAGGTTTAAACATCGAGTTTACCCAAGATGGGATCAGCAGGATCGCTGAAATCGCTTGGCAAGTAAATGAAAAAACAGAAAATATTGGATCTAGAAGATTACATACGATTCTTGAAAGGTTAATGGAAGATCTATCGTTTTCTGCTGATGAAAGAAGTGGGGAAACCATCATAATTGATTCGAACTATGTTTCTTCTCATCTTGATGAACTAGTTTCAGATGAAGATTTGAGCAGATTTATTTTATGA
- a CDS encoding FGGY family carbohydrate kinase, with product MDCEMNKIKKYILALDQGTTSSRSALFDHEVNLLSLAKRSLSQICPEKGWVENDPEEIWSTQYETILEVIRDVQIQFDQIVGIGISNQRETTIVWDKKTGKPIYNAISWSCRRTEEFCKQLKEEEKELTIYIRNNTGLKVNPYFSGTKLRWILDNVEKARERAEIGELLFGTVDSWLIWRMTNGALHVTDYTNASRTMLFNIRRLSWDQRIINVLKIPKIILPRVCSSSKIFAKVIFSNLQRTKIPISSVMGDQQSSLYGQLCFSFGETKSTYGTGCFSLMNIEKRFLISKNELLTTISCGPKGEFQYALEGPIPFGGASIQWLKDQIKIIHSLDDQSIWSNMVDSSEGVYFIPDSSFDFDSEDWNPFLKGAIIGITRDSNRFHIIRAILESITFQNMDILECMKKDIGRNDVYRELKVDGNASCNDIMMQFQSNILGIPVKRPAVKERSILGTALLAGITVGFWKDVQEVQCKINEHKIFFPEMTSKEGYMKYLGWKRIYSILSNLRKSVPKVEN from the coding sequence ATAGATTGCGAGATGAACAAAATCAAAAAGTATATTTTAGCCTTAGATCAAGGAACTACTTCTTCAAGAAGCGCGTTATTCGATCATGAGGTCAACTTGTTATCTCTTGCAAAACGTTCGCTATCTCAGATTTGTCCAGAAAAAGGGTGGGTAGAAAACGATCCCGAAGAAATATGGAGCACACAATATGAAACTATCCTCGAGGTTATTAGAGATGTTCAAATACAGTTCGATCAGATAGTAGGAATCGGAATCTCCAACCAAAGGGAAACAACCATCGTTTGGGATAAAAAAACTGGAAAGCCTATTTATAATGCGATATCATGGTCATGTCGTAGAACAGAGGAGTTCTGCAAACAGTTGAAGGAAGAAGAAAAAGAGTTAACCATTTATATTAGGAACAACACGGGATTAAAAGTCAACCCGTATTTTTCTGGTACAAAGTTGCGATGGATATTGGATAACGTTGAAAAAGCACGAGAAAGAGCAGAAATTGGAGAGTTGTTGTTTGGAACGGTAGATTCTTGGTTGATCTGGAGGATGACAAATGGAGCATTACACGTTACAGATTATACCAATGCTTCTAGGACTATGCTATTTAATATTCGTCGGTTAAGTTGGGATCAAAGGATAATAAATGTATTGAAAATTCCAAAAATCATCTTACCGAGGGTTTGCTCTTCTTCCAAGATATTCGCAAAAGTTATCTTTTCTAATCTTCAAAGAACAAAAATACCTATATCTAGCGTGATGGGCGATCAACAGTCTTCTCTGTATGGACAGTTATGTTTTTCATTCGGAGAAACAAAAAGTACCTATGGAACTGGATGTTTTTCTCTGATGAACATTGAAAAAAGATTTTTGATTTCAAAGAATGAACTATTAACAACAATTTCATGCGGACCAAAAGGAGAATTTCAATATGCGTTAGAAGGTCCTATACCTTTCGGAGGAGCTTCTATTCAATGGTTAAAGGATCAAATAAAAATTATTCATTCTTTAGACGACCAATCTATATGGTCAAATATGGTAGATAGTAGCGAAGGTGTATATTTCATTCCAGATTCATCGTTCGATTTTGATTCAGAGGATTGGAATCCATTTCTAAAAGGGGCCATAATTGGAATCACAAGGGATTCCAATAGATTTCATATCATCCGAGCAATATTAGAGTCCATCACCTTTCAAAATATGGATATTTTAGAATGCATGAAGAAAGATATAGGTCGAAATGATGTATATAGAGAGTTAAAAGTAGACGGTAATGCTTCCTGTAATGATATTATGATGCAATTTCAATCAAATATATTAGGAATACCGGTCAAACGTCCAGCAGTTAAAGAGAGATCCATTTTAGGAACGGCATTATTAGCTGGAATTACAGTGGGTTTCTGGAAGGATGTGCAAGAGGTCCAATGTAAGATCAACGAACACAAGATCTTTTTTCCTGAGATGACTTCAAAAGAAGGATATATGAAATATTTAGGATGGAAAAGAATCTATTCTATCTTATCAAATTTAAGAAAATCAGTTCCTAAAGTAGAAAACTAA
- a CDS encoding ferredoxin--NADP(+) reductase, which yields MKIISKEVDMKKWSIGKVIENRSWNNLLFSLKIRANIDAFTAGQFTKLALFFGKNFIQKPYSYVNPPASKDLEFYIVNTKSTGLSAKLSNLKDGDLIYVEKRSMGNLTLKEVPECKILWMLSTGTAVGPFLSILQSTIGLERFKKIILVHSVRYEEDLNYLSLMRNLEKRSAGRLMVRTVVSREKVKHSLYGRIPYLIKNGNLEDSTETKIHQKDSHIMICGNPEMIRDTIEILEKEKGIKRYSTDKKRNITFERYW from the coding sequence ATGAAAATTATTTCGAAAGAAGTTGACATGAAAAAATGGTCGATTGGAAAAGTGATCGAAAATCGATCCTGGAATAATCTATTGTTTTCATTAAAGATACGAGCAAATATCGACGCATTTACGGCAGGTCAATTTACGAAATTAGCTTTATTTTTTGGAAAAAATTTCATCCAGAAACCATATTCATACGTTAATCCTCCCGCTTCAAAAGATCTTGAGTTTTATATAGTGAATACAAAATCAACTGGATTAAGCGCAAAACTGTCAAATTTAAAAGATGGGGATTTAATATATGTTGAAAAAAGATCGATGGGAAATTTAACATTGAAAGAAGTTCCAGAATGTAAAATTCTCTGGATGTTGTCTACAGGAACTGCAGTGGGTCCTTTTTTATCCATTTTACAATCTACTATCGGATTAGAAAGATTTAAAAAGATTATATTAGTTCATTCTGTACGTTATGAGGAAGATTTAAACTATTTATCCTTGATGAGAAATCTGGAGAAAAGAAGTGCCGGTAGACTAATGGTGAGAACTGTAGTAAGTAGAGAAAAAGTAAAACATTCGTTATATGGAAGAATACCGTATCTGATAAAGAATGGAAATCTAGAAGATTCGACGGAAACAAAAATTCATCAGAAAGATAGTCATATTATGATTTGTGGAAATCCAGAAATGATACGAGATACGATAGAAATATTAGAAAAAGAAAAGGGAATTAAGCGATATTCTACTGATAAGAAAAGGAACATCACTTTTGAACGATACTGGTGA
- the tpiA gene encoding triose-phosphate isomerase: MTNGKMKKKIIIGNWKLNGSLNMIENFFKNLRIEMFQSSALDFVIAPPFPYLMNVGRMIRRYHNVFLGAQNVDLHLIGAYTGEISSLILKDVGVKYTIVGHSERRMYHLEKDAEIAKKFLLLQKEGIIPILCVGESLSEKRSGNTESILMKQIRPIIEMIRNTDFLKIMIAYEPVWSIGTGNSEDPSSVQKTAEFIKGYILDNLDIRREFLFIHYGGSVNSKNFQEFIEKPDIDGLLIGKCSIEYRSISEIFSKIK, encoded by the coding sequence ATGACCAACGGAAAAATGAAAAAAAAAATTATAATTGGAAACTGGAAATTAAACGGAAGTCTCAACATGATTGAAAACTTCTTTAAAAACCTAAGGATAGAGATGTTTCAATCGAGTGCACTTGACTTTGTGATTGCCCCTCCGTTCCCATATCTGATGAACGTCGGAAGGATGATAAGAAGATATCATAATGTGTTTCTTGGAGCACAGAACGTAGATTTACATCTGATTGGAGCATATACTGGAGAAATATCATCCCTCATTTTGAAGGATGTCGGAGTAAAATACACTATTGTAGGACATTCCGAAAGGAGGATGTATCATCTTGAAAAAGATGCGGAAATTGCAAAAAAGTTTCTCTTATTACAAAAAGAAGGTATAATACCGATATTATGTGTTGGAGAATCTTTGTCAGAAAAAAGATCGGGAAATACTGAATCAATTCTTATGAAACAGATTCGTCCAATCATCGAGATGATCAGAAATACAGATTTTTTGAAAATTATGATCGCCTATGAACCGGTTTGGTCTATTGGAACTGGAAATTCGGAAGACCCTAGTTCCGTTCAGAAAACCGCAGAGTTTATCAAAGGATACATATTAGATAACTTAGACATCAGAAGAGAGTTTTTGTTCATACATTACGGAGGATCAGTAAACAGTAAAAATTTTCAAGAATTTATAGAAAAACCTGACATAGATGGTCTTTTGATAGGAAAATGTTCTATAGAATACAGATCGATCTCTGAAATTTTTAGTAAGATCAAGTAA
- a CDS encoding accessory factor UbiK family protein, with translation MIKKVVLEEIRNVKNDIEKKVKFIISKKIEKLRMVSKEEYEVQSEILSNIVKKISEVEKRIQKLEKIANFKPHYDD, from the coding sequence ATGATAAAAAAAGTCGTTCTGGAAGAAATACGTAACGTAAAGAATGATATTGAAAAAAAAGTCAAATTTATCATCTCTAAGAAGATTGAGAAATTACGTATGGTTTCTAAAGAGGAATACGAGGTTCAATCTGAAATCTTGTCTAACATCGTCAAGAAAATTTCAGAAGTGGAAAAAAGGATCCAAAAGCTAGAGAAGATTGCAAATTTCAAACCACATTACGATGACTGA
- the ribB gene encoding 3,4-dihydroxy-2-butanone-4-phosphate synthase has protein sequence MKKTLKEQESIKRVKEAVDSLRIGGGVIVVDDFNRENEGDIIFSAEKMTVQQMALTIRHGSGIVCLCLTEEKRRQLQLPMMVQKNSSMFQTAFTVSIESSEGVTTGVSAYDRITTIKKAIHRSSKPEDLRRPGHVFPLVAKNGGIFERRGHTEATIDLMRLCGFDEPFGVLCELTNDDGTMSRFPEIIKFSKVHHLPLITIDDLSNFIRLKKSYL, from the coding sequence ATGAAAAAAACACTTAAAGAACAAGAATCAATTAAAAGAGTTAAAGAAGCTGTCGATTCTTTAAGAATCGGAGGTGGAGTAATTGTAGTAGATGACTTTAATAGAGAAAACGAAGGAGATATTATCTTTTCAGCGGAAAAGATGACCGTACAACAAATGGCTTTGACTATTCGACATGGTAGCGGGATAGTATGTTTGTGTCTCACCGAAGAAAAAAGGAGGCAATTACAATTGCCAATGATGGTTCAGAAGAATTCGAGCATGTTTCAAACTGCTTTTACCGTATCGATAGAATCTTCTGAAGGAGTTACTACTGGAGTTTCTGCCTATGATAGGATAACAACGATCAAAAAAGCGATTCATAGAAGTTCTAAACCAGAAGATTTACGTAGACCAGGACATGTGTTTCCTTTAGTAGCGAAGAATGGTGGGATATTCGAGAGGAGAGGTCATACGGAAGCTACGATCGATCTAATGAGATTGTGCGGTTTCGACGAGCCTTTTGGGGTGTTGTGTGAGCTGACAAATGATGACGGAACGATGTCTAGATTTCCAGAAATTATTAAATTTTCTAAGGTACATCATCTTCCTTTGATTACTATCGATGATCTATCTAACTTTATAAGATTAAAAAAATCTTACCTGTGA
- a CDS encoding 1-acylglycerol-3-phosphate O-acyltransferase translates to MLAIVRIVLLIFSVFLICLFGFFNFFINPRSSQHTFILGRIFGKLSKILGVKVIVRVSKKSKDLIEPVIYIGNHQSLYDMFIMSNAIRPNTITVGKKSLIFIPIFGQLYWIAGNILLDRNDRSKIRKSVFKIIDRIKNQGRSVWIFPEGTRSGGKGLLPFKNGAFRIASIARVPIIPVCSSEISDKIKLNRWRNGTVIVEILDPIFVDRNYGESNPLNEFCFKIMKKKISLLNREVN, encoded by the coding sequence ATGTTAGCTATCGTCAGAATAGTATTGTTGATCTTTTCTGTGTTTTTAATTTGTCTATTCGGATTTTTTAATTTTTTTATTAATCCAAGAAGTTCACAACATACTTTCATTCTTGGAAGGATCTTTGGAAAATTATCCAAAATCCTAGGGGTTAAGGTGATTGTTCGTGTTTCAAAGAAATCAAAAGATCTTATAGAACCGGTTATCTACATCGGAAACCATCAGAGTCTCTATGACATGTTTATCATGTCGAACGCAATTCGACCGAATACTATAACGGTTGGAAAGAAAAGTTTAATTTTTATTCCGATATTTGGGCAGTTGTATTGGATTGCTGGAAATATCTTATTAGATAGAAATGATAGAAGCAAGATTCGCAAATCCGTTTTTAAAATTATCGATCGAATTAAGAACCAAGGAAGATCAGTTTGGATATTTCCAGAAGGAACTAGAAGCGGAGGAAAAGGTCTCTTACCATTTAAGAATGGTGCATTCCGAATCGCGAGTATCGCTAGGGTACCGATCATACCAGTTTGTTCTTCTGAAATATCTGATAAAATCAAATTAAACCGATGGAGAAACGGTACGGTGATAGTCGAAATACTTGATCCAATCTTTGTAGATCGAAACTACGGTGAATCTAACCCTTTAAATGAATTTTGTTTTAAGATTATGAAAAAAAAAATTTCTTTGTTGAATAGAGAAGTCAACTAA
- a CDS encoding dihydrofolate reductase, which produces MKKISLISAVSRFNSAIGYKTLIPWKLSNDIKWFKRITVNKPVIVGRTTHEIIGKLPMRMNIVLSRDQKTSESKEMDRIWVSSVEQALSSVPDKTKEIMIIGGEKIYRLFFPIANRLYITYVDYQGKGDTFFPSISKKDWICSYVSRTIDPDRNNSHRHVHKIFKKRKP; this is translated from the coding sequence ATGAAAAAAATTAGTTTAATATCTGCAGTTAGCCGATTCAACTCTGCAATCGGGTATAAAACTTTGATTCCGTGGAAGTTATCGAACGATATAAAGTGGTTTAAAAGAATAACCGTCAACAAACCGGTCATCGTAGGAAGAACAACACATGAAATCATCGGAAAACTTCCGATGCGGATGAACATCGTTCTTAGTAGAGATCAAAAAACTTCTGAAAGTAAAGAAATGGATCGTATATGGGTCAGTTCGGTTGAACAAGCATTATCATCCGTTCCAGATAAAACAAAAGAAATAATGATAATCGGTGGAGAGAAAATCTACAGACTTTTTTTTCCGATTGCAAATAGGTTGTACATAACTTACGTAGATTATCAAGGAAAAGGAGACACATTCTTTCCATCTATATCTAAGAAGGATTGGATATGTTCCTATGTCAGCAGAACAATTGATCCTGATCGAAACAATTCGCATAGACACGTCCATAAGATATTTAAAAAAAGGAAACCTTAG
- a CDS encoding symmetrical bis(5'-nucleosyl)-tetraphosphatase has product MTNYFIGDIHGCYRELMELIDKIDFDPISDTLWITGDMLSRGPESVRVLRYIKSLGDSSKIVLGNHELSMINLFYNNFKKKFFAENEKKENIRNNIDFQRMFLENDIEDLVIWLKSQPILQIDSEKKIIMVHAGIHPYWSLQDVISYARDIENFIRIEEAEFFERFIQLNRSYRWKKKYFNNFEKIKFNINVFTRMRYCYKNGNLNMNIKDDYQVSKCKSFKPWFLFDRKIDRRYSIVFGHWSSLNGKCSQKNIYPMDTGCCWGRRLTALRWEDKRYFDVPCMVRKIQQF; this is encoded by the coding sequence ATGACTAATTATTTTATAGGAGATATTCACGGATGTTATCGAGAATTAATGGAATTAATCGATAAGATAGATTTCGATCCAATCTCGGACACCCTATGGATCACTGGGGATATGTTATCTAGAGGACCTGAATCAGTTCGGGTTTTGAGATATATAAAAAGTTTGGGTGATTCTTCAAAGATAGTCTTAGGAAATCATGAGCTTTCTATGATAAATCTTTTTTATAACAATTTTAAAAAAAAATTCTTTGCTGAAAATGAAAAAAAAGAAAATATCAGGAATAATATAGATTTTCAAAGGATGTTTCTAGAAAATGATATAGAAGATTTAGTTATATGGTTAAAGAGTCAACCCATTCTTCAAATAGATTCCGAAAAAAAAATAATTATGGTGCATGCAGGAATACATCCTTACTGGAGTTTACAAGATGTCATCTCTTACGCAAGAGATATAGAAAATTTTATCCGAATAGAAGAAGCTGAATTTTTTGAAAGATTTATTCAACTGAACCGTTCGTATAGGTGGAAAAAGAAATATTTCAACAATTTTGAGAAGATCAAGTTTAACATTAATGTCTTTACTAGAATGAGATATTGCTATAAGAACGGTAACTTAAATATGAACATAAAGGATGATTATCAGGTATCGAAATGTAAAAGTTTTAAACCTTGGTTTCTTTTCGATAGGAAGATAGATCGAAGATATTCGATTGTATTCGGTCACTGGTCATCTTTAAACGGAAAATGTAGTCAGAAGAACATATATCCTATGGATACTGGTTGTTGTTGGGGTAGAAGGCTAACTGCGTTAAGATGGGAGGATAAAAGATATTTTGATGTACCTTGCATGGTTAGAAAAATTCAGCAATTTTAG